GATGCATGCAAGAACAAGGGAATGGAAGAGATTGTGATCAAATGCAACGATATATTTCAGCCTTTACCTGGATGCAACAAACGCATCAGGACCGTCCTGACCAAGGGCATCGCTGGATCGGGAAAACCGCTCCGTACACAAATTCATCTTGGACTGGGCAGAAGGAAAAGCCAATCAGGATATAAATTACATCTTCCCGCTTCCTTTCCGTGACCTGAATTTGAAAGCAAACGGCCAATACAGTGTGATGCAGCTTCTTCATCAGTATTTCCCAGAACTTAAAGAACTCAAAACTATACGGAGCGAAGAAGTGAAAACCGTGTTCATCTTTGACGGCCTCGACGAGTGCCGTCTTCGCCTGGATTTCAGGAACAACGAAATGTGTTGTGACTTAACCAAGAAGATTCCGGTAAATGCTCTGCTAACAAACCTCATTCAGGGAAATCTACTTCCATCTGCTCTTTTTTGGGTCACCTCTCGACCTGCGGCGGCCAATCAGATCCCTCCGGAGTGCGTCGACCAAGTTACCGAGGTCCGAGGATTTAACGACTCTGACAAAGAGAACTACTTCCGAAAAAGGTTCAGCGACCAAGGGCTTGCCGAAAAAATCATCAAACACATCAAGTCCTCGCGGAGCCTCcacatcatgtgccacatcccgGTCTTCTGCTGGATTTCTGCAACAGTTTTGGAGAAGATGTTGGACAAGTCAGACATGGAAGTACCCAAAACTCTGACCCAGATGTACACCCACTTTCTTCTCATTCAGACACATTTGAAAAACAAGAAATACCATGGAGTGATTCAGGACAACATGGAACTCCTGGAATCAGACAAAGAGATGCTCTTTAAACTGTCCAAGCTGGCCTTTCGCCAGTTAGAAAAACAAAATCTGATTTTCTATAAAACCGATTTGACCGAATGTGACATTGATGTTAGCAAGGCAACCGAATACTCTGCAATTTGCACAGAAATTTTCAAAGAAGAGTTTGGATTGTACCGCGAGAAGGTCTTCTGCTTTGTACATCTGAGCATTCAGGAGCACTTGGCTGCTCTCCATGCACAGCTTAACTTTACAAACAGCCGCATTAACATACTTCAGGAAGACACAGAGAATCACAGCAAACCGGTGAAGATGTCCGATTTGCACAAGAGCGCTGTGGATAGAGCGTTAAAGAGTAAGAACGGACACTTTGACCTTTTCCTGCGATTTCTTCTTGGCCTCTCCCTCGATTCCAATCAGGCTCTTTTGAGAAGTCTGCTGCCAAAACCGTGCTCGGAAAGTTTGGAGGAAACGGTGAACTACATAAAGGAGAAGATCAGAAAGGAGTCGTCTGCAGAAAGGACCATCAACCTGTTCCACTGCCTAAATGAACTGAATTACAACTCACTGGTGGAAGAAATTCATAATTTCCTTAGATCAGGCCAGCAGTCGGAGAAGGAGCTGCAGCCTGACCAGTGCTCAGCTTTGGCCTATGTGCTGCTAACATCAGAGAATGTAATGAACGAATTTGACTTGAAGATGTGTAACACGTCTCCTGAAGGATATCGGAGACTCTTACCAGTTGTCAAGACCTCGAGAAAAGCCAGGTACGTGGAAATGTTAATATGATTTACATAACCTTCAAAGTAAATTCACACTGTCTGACAATATTTGCATCATTTGCAGAAGTAATCTCTATCTACCCTCATCTGCATACATGACCTCAAAGATGTTTCTGTTTAGCTAGTCTCCCTATCAGAGGATGATTTAACAGGTCAATTCCAATTTGTCAATTGTTCTGGACTTGCTAAAAACCGATCCCAGGTCATGTTAGCATGATGGAATAAAGCTGAAGTCCGGGGTGGTTTGGTGCGAGTGGGAGCCGGAGCCAGGGGAGCACATGTAAGGCAGCAAGTCTGCCATGTGATCCCCAATCTAATAGACAACCATTGGTCCTGTCGAGGTGGGGGTAGTGTCTTTGGAGCCAGGGGAAATCAAGCATTGCAGGAATGTGTGGTAAAGGTATAACTAGAAACGACAGCCACTCCTGGTGGAGTTTCGTAATTGTGATTTGCAGTGGCTTGGTGTGACCGACTACCCGATGCAGGATGTGCCCATCCAGGACTTAAATCAGTTGAGCAGATGGCAGTGGCTCAGAGTCAATGCTCAGCTGAAGAGGTAGCTAAATACCTGGGAACATGGCATCTTCCTTGGACTCTATAAAGACTGCCCGTTCATGGGTCTAGTTTTGGACTTTGAACCGGATTTTGAGTAGTGACTTAGAGGAGACCAATAGCTGCTGGCCCGACAGAGGCCCCTCCTTCAGTGCCAAGCCCTCCCTTTTGCTGGGCAGGTGACCGCCATATGTCCCACTTTCCCACGTTGGTGGCAGAGTCCCATAGTGAACTGCCTTTCCTTCTCTGTTTGCAATAGTTGTTAGCGGCTAATCTCTATGGTCTAAGTTGGTGCATGGGTCTCAGGAGAAACCACCGTCTTAGCAGGAACAGTGCAAGGCAAGGGGGACCAAGATCTAGGTTGCTATTAGCTTTTCTCGGCCCGGCGTTCCCTACTTCGGTGATCAATTCTGGTAGCAAGGCTGTTCAGGTAGTCAAGGTCAGGGGTAGTTCTCAGATGGCAAGCTCGTCCTTCACCTTAGTTGAGAGTCCTCAGACAAAGTTGTTATACAGCTTTGTGGAGTTTCATCTGCTGTGGTAGGGGCTATGCAGAAATCTGTGTATTTTCAGCGATTGAACTAATGACCTGAGCGGACTGGATCAAGGACCAAGCCAAGCAACGCAGATTGctgactgtcactttaactcagTGGTGGCCTATAGCTTGGCTCTGCCTGACAACATTGAAATAGCAAAGTCCTCCTTGGAGCATTCGGTGGGAAAGGAGGATGGCTGAAGCTTCTTTTGCATCTGTAAATATCGCAGAGGAAAGCACAAAATGATGGCGTCCCGTGACTGACAGTGTATTTATTAGTTTCTTTGTTCCCCAGTTTTTCTTCTCAGCTTGTTGCTTCTCTGTCTCAAACGAGTATCTCTCTTGTCCTCTCTTGTTAAATTTTTActatgttttagtttaaagcTTTTGTCTTTCACACTTCAGACCCAAGTTTAGGTCCTGGCCCTGATACCTTCAGCACTAAACCTACTGATCACACTCTCCTGTTTCTGATTGCACCTAATGAACACTGTATTTAAACCCTGGTCCTTGTAGCTTTATTCCTTTAGCGTGTTAGCTGAAATCTTATTGATCAGCTTGATTCTATCTCTCAACTTTTCACAGTCTTGCTGGTGTCAACCTCACAGATGAATCCTGCGAGACCCTGGCTTCGATCCTCCAGTCTGCTAACTCGCACCTAGTAGAACTGGACCTGAGCTTTAACAGTTTGGGAGATTTAGGAGTGAAACTTCTGTGTACCGGTCTCATGAATCCACAGAGCAAACTGGAGAAACTGACTCTCAGTCACAACGAGCTCGAACACATCGGGGTGAAGCTGCTATGCGATTGTCTGATGAGTCCGCACTGTAAACTGCAGACGCTCGGGTTTGTATTTATTCTGCTTGGGTTTGCAGTATTAATGGCACTTAATTTACACTGTACTATGAAGTTTAACTATAAAGAGTCAGAAATCATCGGGTTCATTGTGTTTATTGATCTCTTTTACATTGTGCAAGTTTTTAACAGATcagacattttataaaaaaaccgAGGAACAGAATTTGTGTCTCGTTGTATCATATGTatgtttttgtactttttacacTGTTTGCAGTTTGGCTGGTACAAACTTCTCATCACAATCATGTGAAATAATGGCCTCAGTTTTCCAGTCTGCTCACTCGCACCTGAAAGAGCTCGACCTCGGCTCTAATAATGACATAAAAGACTCCGGAGTGAAGCTTCTCTCTGCTGGACTGATCAGTGTGCAGTGTAAACTTGAGAAACTCAGGTTCATTTACAATAAACTCAttcagtgtttaataaaaacTAGTTTTGAggaaacaacaataaaacaaactgaaattGTTTCTGTCACTCTTTAATGTAGGCTGGACAGATGTGACCTCAGCCACGAATCATGCGAAGCCTTGAAAACTGCCCTCCAGTCGCCAAACTCATGCTTAAACCAGCTGGATCTCAGCTACAACAAGCTAGAAGACTCTGGAGTGCAACATCTGTGTGATGGACTAATACATCCAAACTGTAAGCTGGAGCTACTGGATCTGAGCTACAACAACCTGGGCCACTCGGGAATAAAACTTCTTTCCAGTGGACTGATGAATGCAGACTGTAAACTCAGGAGTATAAGGTTTATCATCACAGCAATCCTGTTTCTGAAGatacaatttattttagaacaaactcatgtatgtggaagagggcagatagctcTTTCCTTAAAGTGTGTTGCATTGCCTTGTGATGCTATagttaagaaaaagaaaataatttttggaACAATTGGAGAATGGACTTAATTCTGTTCTCAAACTATTCTGGAACAAGTGGTTGGAATACATTAGAACTGGTTTCTGAACAGTTGTGTTATAGGGTCTCTAGGATCAGTACTCTGTTGCCAATATGTTACATATGCATTTAAAAGATGGAATAATTTTTCAGATGATTATGTTATATGCTCACCTGCAGACTTGCTGATATCGGAATTCAGGAGGAGACGTGTGAAACTCTGGCTTTGGTGCTACAGTCAGAAAACCCACACCTCAGAGAGCTTGATCTCAGTAACAATTACATTGGAGATTTAGGAGTGGAGCTGCTTTGTGTTGGATTAATCAGCCCAAAGTGCTCCCTCGAAAAACTCAGGTGAACACCATgtctacattattttatttatttttattagatattagaacATTAGGTTTATTCACGTATGTTTGCTGTAATttatccttcttttttttctcggcTGCAGTCTGCGATGGTGTAATCTCACAGAGAGGTCGTGTACAAACCTGGCCTCGGTGCTGAGTTCCCACAGTCGTCTGACAGAACTGGAGCTGAGAGACAACGATGTAAAAGATTCAGGGCTGAAGCTGCTTTGTGTTGGTCTTCAGGGTCCAGGATGCTCGCTGCAGAAACTGGGGTAAGAAACTTCATTAATGATGTCTGCATTATTGAAAGAGTTTTAATTatgaaattcaattaaattttctCAAATATATTTCAAGAGATGAATTCGTTTAATATGTGCTTTTACATTAAAAGCTGCTTTTGTTGCAGTGTTGTTGTCCTAATTTAGTGAATAAAACACCCTGATTTCATTAAGAATCACAGAACCAGATTAGCATGTAATTAGTGGTTCTTCTGCAGTCTTTCAGGCTGTTGTGTAACAGAAGATGGATGTGCTGCTCTAGCTTTGGCTTTGAGCTCAGATCACTCGAAGCTCAGAGAGATAGACCTCAGCTACAATCATCCAGGAGAGTCTGGAGTGAGACAGCTGTCTGCTGTACGAGATAATCCACACTTTCACCTGGAGAAACTGAGGTAAGTGAAGCAAAAGTAGGAAAAGCTACTTTACTAGGGCTCTTGTCTGAGCTGACGCTGTCCAGACTAGGACAAGCTGATATAAAT
This sequence is a window from Silurus meridionalis isolate SWU-2019-XX chromosome 21, ASM1480568v1, whole genome shotgun sequence. Protein-coding genes within it:
- the LOC124403722 gene encoding LOW QUALITY PROTEIN: NACHT, LRR and PYD domains-containing protein 12-like (The sequence of the model RefSeq protein was modified relative to this genomic sequence to represent the inferred CDS: inserted 3 bases in 2 codons), with amino-acid sequence MKKQVCSRTAEQDEFTEKPSRSSGKSEAERSNSPAPSFVSMKSDASIDFLHEFSRGEKNKASSVGGEKPASLSYDSVAERSNSPAPSFVSMKSDESMKILHEFSRGEKNKTYSEKPASLSYDFVVSEKSSELHQHHEEPPWDADPVTSQERKLCLQHHTPLEIYCRTDQTLICKQCATVEHRGHDKTYEAGARVLLELEPLSLLEQTLNNIDTNMFMVYLCQNYPECFETPQMTDIQETAKLILKRFGLDGAPKIALKVMLELGKSHRTVQDRLKSKLQSHLRSKFQCIREGNAQQXNPILLNDIFTELLITEGGDGAINEEHEIRQIEDACKNKGMEEIVIKCNDIFQPLPGCNKRIRTVLTKGIAGSGKPXSVHKFILDWAEGKANQDINYIFPLPFRDLNLKANGQYSVMQLLHQYFPELKELKTIRSEEVKTVFIFDGLDECRLRLDFRNNEMCCDLTKKIPVNALLTNLIQGNLLPSALFWVTSRPAAANQIPPECVDQVTEVRGFNDSDKENYFRKRFSDQGLAEKIIKHIKSSRSLHIMCHIPVFCWISATVLEKMLDKSDMEVPKTLTQMYTHFLLIQTHLKNKKYHGVIQDNMELLESDKEMLFKLSKLAFRQLEKQNLIFYKTDLTECDIDVSKATEYSAICTEIFKEEFGLYREKVFCFVHLSIQEHLAALHAQLNFTNSRINILQEDTENHSKPVKMSDLHKSAVDRALKSKNGHFDLFLRFLLGLSLDSNQALLRSLLPKPCSESLEETVNYIKEKIRKESSAERTINLFHCLNELNYNSLVEEIHNFLRSGQQSEKELQPDQCSALAYVLLTSENVMNEFDLKMCNTSPEGYRRLLPVVKTSRKASLAGVNLTDESCETLASILQSANSHLVELDLSFNSLGDLGVKLLCTGLMNPQSKLEKLTLSHNELEHIGVKLLCDCLMSPHCKLQTLGLAGTNFSSQSCEIMASVFQSAHSHLKELDLGSNNDIKDSGVKLLSAGLISVQCKLEKLRLDRCDLSHESCEALKTALQSPNSCLNQLDLSYNKLEDSGVQHLCDGLIHPNCKLELLDLSYNNLGHSGIKLLSSGLMNADCKLRSIRLADIGIQEETCETLALVLQSENPHLRELDLSNNYIGDLGVELLCVGLISPKCSLEKLSLRWCNLTERSCTNLASVLSSHSRLTELELRDNDVKDSGLKLLCVGLQGPGCSLQKLGLSGCCVTEDGCAALALALSSDHSKLREIDLSYNHPGESGVRQLSAVRDNPHFHLEKLSVEHIGTCRIKLGLKKYACEITLDPNTAHRTMTLSGNKKVTRTRSQHPYPDHPDRFEYYAQILCNESLSGARFYWETEWTGNNVYNGVTYKGINKKGRSNDCKLGMNNISWILFCSNNYGYYAGYNNKETVVSPPPNPSRRMGIYLDWEAGTLSYFIISSDRVYHSYTFHTRFTEPLYPGFRVDDTVTLCELG